The proteins below come from a single Yamadazyma tenuis chromosome 5, complete sequence genomic window:
- the SEO1 gene encoding MFS transporter (Seo1) (EggNog:ENOG503NU3C; COG:G), translated as MSFITGPLSRLKYGFLPQLRVVEDLPHDKVDIATTVETVPEPTIEYRDEKGRKWYKYFDEYEYRSNKQTRSRHKWYKWFHEDDTPAERKLILKLDVILTLYSLMAYWVKYLDQTNLNNAYVTSMPLDIGMKGNDLVNTQVMFNVGNIVFQIPFIYLLNAAPLNYLLPAFDGLWSIVTICLYRTTNVPTLKALRFLIGAFESQAYYSYHFLLGSWFTVDEISRRAMVFYFGQYLGVLTSGLLSGAIVRSLDGTNGLHSWQWIFIIDGLISLGVGFIGIYSIPGTPKSCYSIWLTDDEIRLARRRLERNNIGSKEDDYSFKKVLDFKLWKSIFTSWEIYVLSWWNIFCWNNSNGSSGAYVLWLKSLLSSTEKNADGTPAARFTGGALQDRTALTPGLGIVWLTIVCSFADFFHSRWGAILFSQVFNITGNAILAAWDVPEKAKWFAWCLQYFGWAMAPVLYSWQNDICRRDQQKRSTILVLMNAFAQTTTAFMAVIVWKTVEAPRYFKGFTFTACSGGALCLWTFVVLWFYKREERKHALDNGIYLYNSSNPEDVPPVITNKDNTGDKESEKESEKILDNELEFDSN; from the coding sequence ATGAGTTTTATCACCGGACCATTGTCTAGATTGAAATATGGGTTTCTTCCCCAGCTTCGGGTGGTGGAAGATCTTCCCCATGATAAAGTCGATATTGCAACCACGGTTGAAACCGTGCCGGAACCGACCATTGAATACAGAGATGAGAAGGGCAGAAAATGGTACAAGTACTTTGACGAGTATGAATACCGGTCCAATAAACAAACCAGATCTCGTCACAAGTGGTACAAATGGTTCCACGAAGATGACACCCCAGCCGAAAGGAAGTTGATTCTCAAGTTGGATGTAATCTTGACCTTGTACTCGTTAATGGCCTACTGGGTTAAATATTTGGATCagaccaacttgaacaacgCCTATGTCACGTCCATGCCCCTCGATATAGGCATGAAGGGAAACGATTTGGTCAACACTCAAGTCATGTTCAACGTTGGTAACATTGTGTTTCAAATCCCATTTATCTACTTGTTGAATGCTGCTCCCTTAAACTACTTGTTACCTGCTTTCGATGGATTGTGGTCGATTGTGACTATCTGCTTATACAGAACCACAAACGTGCCTACCTTAAAGGCTTTGCGGTTTTTGATTGGTGCTTTTGAGTCTCAGGCTTACTATTCTTACCACTTTTTATTGGGTTCATGGTTCactgttgatgaaatcagCAGAAGAGCCATGGTGTTCTACTTTGGACAGTATCTCGGGGTCTTAACTTCGGGTTTGTTGTCTGGTGCCATTGTACGTTCTCTTGATGGAACTAACGGCTTACACTCGTGGCAATGGATTTTCATCATCGATGGGCTCATTTCGTTGGGAGTTGGTTTCATTGGTATTTACAGTATTCCCGGTACCCCAAAGAGTTGCTACTCCATCTGGTTGACAGATGACGAAATCAGACTTGCTCGTCGTCGTTTGGAACGTAACAACATTGGCAGCAAAGAAGATGACTATTCGTTCAAAAAGGTTTTGGACTTCAAATTGTGGAAGTCCATCTTCACCTCTTGGGAAATATATGTGTTGTCGTGGTGGAACATTTTCTGCTGGAACAACTCTAATGGTTCTTCGGGTGCTTAtgttttgtggttgaagtcTTTGTTATCTTCTACTGAAAAGAATGCTGACGGAACCCCCGCCGCTCGTTTTACTGGCGGTGCTTTACAGGATCGTACAGCCTTGACTCCAGGATTGGGAATCGTGTGGTTGACCATCGTGTGTTCGTTTGCCGATTTCTTTCACCTGAGATGGGGAGCCATTCTCTTTTCGCAGGTATTTAATATCACTGGAAATGCCATTTTGGCCGCATGGGACGTGCCAGAAAAAGCCAAATGGTTTGCTTGGTGTTTACAGTACTTTGGTTGGGCTATGGCTCCGGTGTTGTACTCGTGGCAAAACGATATTTGCCGTCGTGATCAACAAAAGCGGTCGACTATCTTGGTTCTTATGAATGCGTTTGCccaaaccaccaccgcTTTCATGGCGGTGATTGTGTGGAAAACGGTCGAGGCTCCTCGTTATTTCAAGGGTTTCACTTTCACTGCCTGTTCTGGGGGTGccttgtgtttgtggacgTTTGTGGTGCTTTGGTTCTACAAGCGGGAAGAACGCAAACACGCGTTGGACAATGGTATCTACCTCTACAACTCTTCTAACCCCGAAGACGTTCCTCCCGTGATTACCAATAAGGACAACACTGGTGACAAGGAATCTGAAAAGGAATCTGAAAAGATTCTTGATAACGAATTGGAATTCGACAGTAATTAA